A part of Methanorbis furvi genomic DNA contains:
- a CDS encoding type IV pilin N-terminal domain-containing protein, which translates to MLSPELLDVGIRMCDIMQRRTNTKKDDAVSPVVGVMLMLVVTIIIAAVVSQFAGGLITTQKATPSASIKTTIDADDLSFSMKVLSVSEPIDTANLKLVTTMAKNGVLYTGTVVPSASKTYYDAGPFGLGMKINGTGFTVGYDEATDSGGESSSKYAWSQENIGQWFGNYSLYNGVSMSAQGEYELGYILGSGGQVDGDAVVNGVSTSEVTTEQLTPYGTVNDQDTPSGIKVTIGGETKFFYPSDGYRATRSSGKIYVYKVDDRKTVDILKSGDTVNVRLIYTPSGQQIYSEDVKVR; encoded by the coding sequence ATGTTATCTCCTGAGTTGTTAGATGTGGGGATACGAATGTGTGATATTATGCAGCGCAGAACAAACACCAAAAAAGATGATGCAGTATCCCCTGTTGTCGGCGTTATGCTGATGCTGGTGGTAACTATCATTATCGCAGCGGTGGTGAGTCAGTTCGCCGGCGGGTTAATCACAACCCAAAAGGCCACGCCATCCGCATCTATCAAGACAACGATCGACGCTGATGATCTGAGTTTTTCGATGAAAGTACTCTCTGTCAGTGAACCAATTGACACAGCGAATCTTAAACTCGTTACTACAATGGCGAAAAATGGTGTCCTGTACACTGGAACAGTTGTTCCCAGTGCCTCAAAAACGTACTATGATGCTGGACCATTTGGCCTTGGAATGAAAATTAACGGCACAGGATTTACCGTTGGTTACGATGAGGCAACGGATTCTGGAGGGGAAAGCAGCAGTAAATATGCCTGGAGTCAGGAGAATATCGGCCAGTGGTTTGGAAATTACTCACTGTATAATGGTGTTTCCATGTCTGCTCAGGGAGAGTATGAGTTGGGTTACATCCTTGGATCAGGTGGACAGGTTGATGGTGATGCAGTAGTCAATGGTGTTTCTACCAGTGAGGTTACAACAGAACAGTTAACTCCCTATGGAACAGTGAACGATCAGGATACTCCGAGCGGCATTAAAGTCACTATTGGTGGTGAAACAAAATTCTTCTATCCAAGTGATGGATATAGGGCTACACGCTCGAGTGGAAAGATCTACGTCTACAAAGTTGATGATCGAAAAACTGTTGATATTCTGAAATCAGGAGATACTGTCAATGTCAGATTGATTTACACTCCCAGCGGACAGCAGATCTATTCTGAAGATGTGAAGGTACGGTGA
- a CDS encoding class I SAM-dependent methyltransferase, with protein sequence MSFHTSGESPASIDYCRLWDEQHARSTAQKEKMGEGGGKFWSDQGVVDRFSQNVISGDPSRIEKQIEEMGIPKGSSVLDIGAGPGTLAVPLSLAGCLVTTVEPSEPMGVAMERYRVTVNAPPIREIRKRWEDVTPEEAGVHDIVIASRSLIMGDIKNSLLKMDAAARHAVHLYWFLTPPSSSGGNVELWPLLHGEPYCSEADADILWNALCQLGIYANIMIETKDKSQHYESFSAMQEDYYNRMSVSEEWQRNVVDAFLLDRAVREESGYVIPGVSRTAHIWWEK encoded by the coding sequence ATGAGTTTTCACACTTCAGGGGAGTCCCCGGCATCTATTGACTACTGCCGTCTGTGGGATGAGCAGCATGCCAGATCCACTGCGCAGAAGGAGAAGATGGGCGAGGGCGGCGGAAAATTCTGGTCAGATCAGGGTGTGGTTGATCGGTTTTCCCAGAATGTTATCTCAGGCGATCCGTCACGAATCGAAAAGCAGATAGAAGAGATGGGGATTCCCAAAGGATCTTCAGTTCTTGATATCGGTGCGGGCCCGGGAACTCTTGCTGTGCCGCTTTCACTTGCAGGATGTTTGGTGACAACGGTCGAACCCTCAGAGCCGATGGGAGTTGCGATGGAACGTTATCGTGTAACGGTGAATGCTCCGCCAATCCGGGAGATTCGCAAACGTTGGGAGGATGTAACGCCTGAGGAGGCGGGAGTACATGATATTGTGATTGCGTCGCGATCGTTGATCATGGGAGATATCAAAAACAGTCTTCTGAAGATGGATGCGGCCGCACGCCATGCTGTTCATCTCTACTGGTTTTTAACGCCGCCTTCTTCATCGGGCGGGAACGTGGAGCTGTGGCCGCTTCTTCATGGTGAGCCGTACTGCAGCGAGGCGGACGCGGATATTTTGTGGAATGCTCTCTGCCAGCTTGGCATCTATGCAAATATCATGATAGAAACAAAGGACAAGAGTCAGCATTACGAATCATTCTCCGCGATGCAGGAGGATTACTATAACCGGATGTCGGTCTCCGAAGAGTGGCAGAGAAATGTTGTGGACGCATTTCTTCTGGACCGGGCGGTGCGTGAGGAGTCTGGGTATGTGATTCCGGGAGTTTCGCGGACAGCGCACATCTGGTGGGAGAAGTGA
- a CDS encoding class I SAM-dependent methyltransferase, with the protein MAVDYLSLWNAQHEAANRQKQIFSDGKSFWEDSQNVSRFLDRLFDKDRARIKNQLARMQIPKGSSVLDIGAGPGTLAVPLSRAGCFVTAVEPSKHMRSAMQEYRNIMHAPEIQEIPCRWEDVDATDIGNYDVVIASLSLGLDDIGASLLKMDAVARNTVHLFWFLSPPSWAEVNAALWPQLHGTEFAFEPRADLLWSCLCQLGIYPNLFVEHVEKERRTAAEDEIISHYCRRLCIREEWQQKIAAAYVRDHIAADAELCISGVSKTAHIWWEKNSHW; encoded by the coding sequence ATGGCGGTTGACTACCTTTCACTCTGGAATGCACAGCATGAGGCGGCCAACCGCCAGAAACAGATCTTTAGCGACGGCAAAAGTTTTTGGGAGGATTCCCAAAACGTCAGCCGTTTTCTGGACCGCTTGTTTGACAAGGATCGTGCGAGGATCAAAAATCAGCTTGCGAGGATGCAGATTCCCAAAGGATCCTCTGTTCTTGATATCGGTGCCGGTCCCGGCACGCTTGCGGTGCCGCTTTCACGTGCAGGATGCTTTGTGACAGCGGTTGAACCGTCCAAACACATGCGGTCTGCAATGCAGGAGTATCGGAACATTATGCATGCCCCGGAAATTCAGGAGATACCCTGCCGGTGGGAGGATGTGGACGCAACCGATATCGGAAATTACGATGTTGTGATAGCTTCGCTGTCGCTCGGGCTGGATGATATCGGTGCTTCTCTTCTGAAGATGGATGCGGTCGCACGGAACACAGTTCATTTATTCTGGTTTCTCTCCCCTCCGTCATGGGCTGAGGTGAATGCGGCTCTGTGGCCGCAGCTGCATGGAACCGAGTTCGCGTTTGAGCCTCGAGCTGATCTTCTCTGGAGTTGTCTCTGTCAGCTTGGGATATATCCGAATCTTTTCGTGGAGCATGTAGAAAAGGAGCGGCGAACTGCCGCAGAAGATGAGATCATTTCTCATTACTGCCGCAGGTTGTGTATCAGGGAAGAGTGGCAGCAAAAAATTGCCGCTGCGTATGTGCGTGATCATATTGCTGCTGATGCTGAGTTATGCATCTCCGGCGTCTCGAAGACGGCACATATCTGGTGGGAGAAAAATTCGCATTGGTAA
- a CDS encoding ABC transporter substrate-binding protein, with protein sequence MRNGGIIFVLILLVAAAFVGAAAAEETREFVDDVGRQITLPVEIDAVSPSGPLAQIVLYSLDPDLFVSVSSEFSDIQKKYVDTRLLSLPVTGQFYGSKASTMNPESIMELNKRLNIDVVLDIGEAKETMKPDLDDIQKKTGVSFAFVTQNKLADIPGSYEKLGELLSRPEQGTRLSKYTSDLLAEFDSGMKTIGSDKKSLIYVTAIDGNSVSMVGNGSYHAEVIDYVGRNLAATSASSSGTGDGYTMEDILQLNPDFIIVSYADNHAYYQKIMNDPMWRTLSAVQNGNVYEAPNGPHNWMGGPPSIQRLLSMIWIGNLMYPDVFEYDIDTRVKEFYSLFFHYDLTDAELNDLMIYATSETSAATPAETKSSVPIFGMLAGLAATALFVWKKTLR encoded by the coding sequence ATGAGAAATGGTGGAATAATTTTCGTCCTGATCCTTCTCGTCGCTGCGGCATTTGTCGGTGCTGCGGCTGCTGAGGAGACCAGGGAGTTTGTTGATGATGTCGGCCGGCAGATTACGCTGCCGGTCGAGATTGATGCGGTGTCGCCGTCCGGCCCGCTCGCACAGATTGTACTCTACTCTCTTGACCCTGATCTGTTTGTCAGTGTTTCAAGCGAGTTTTCCGACATCCAGAAAAAGTATGTTGATACACGGCTTCTGAGTCTGCCGGTGACCGGCCAGTTCTATGGATCGAAGGCTTCGACGATGAATCCTGAGTCGATTATGGAGCTGAACAAACGCCTCAACATTGATGTGGTCTTGGATATCGGTGAGGCAAAGGAGACCATGAAGCCGGACCTTGATGATATTCAGAAAAAGACCGGCGTTTCGTTTGCATTTGTCACGCAGAACAAACTTGCTGATATCCCTGGCTCCTACGAAAAACTCGGCGAGCTCCTCTCACGTCCTGAGCAGGGAACGAGACTTTCGAAGTATACCTCAGATCTTCTTGCCGAGTTTGATTCCGGCATGAAAACAATCGGCAGTGACAAAAAATCTCTGATCTATGTGACTGCGATTGACGGCAACTCGGTCTCGATGGTTGGCAATGGTTCGTATCATGCCGAGGTCATCGATTATGTCGGAAGAAATCTTGCGGCAACATCTGCGAGCAGCAGCGGAACCGGAGACGGGTATACGATGGAGGACATCCTGCAGCTGAATCCTGATTTCATCATCGTTTCCTATGCTGACAATCATGCCTACTATCAGAAGATCATGAACGATCCCATGTGGAGAACGCTTTCTGCGGTTCAGAACGGCAATGTCTATGAGGCGCCAAACGGTCCGCACAACTGGATGGGAGGACCGCCGTCGATTCAGCGGCTGCTGTCGATGATCTGGATCGGGAACCTGATGTATCCTGATGTGTTCGAGTACGACATCGATACCCGCGTGAAGGAGTTCTACTCGCTGTTCTTCCACTATGATCTAACAGACGCTGAGCTGAACGATCTGATGATCTATGCAACGTCAGAAACTTCTGCAGCCACGCCTGCCGAAACGAAGTCCTCGGTCCCGATATTTGGCATGCTTGCAGGTCTTGCGGCTACAGCTCTCTTCGTTTGGAAGAAAACTCTGAGATAA
- a CDS encoding ABC transporter ATP-binding protein produces MNLEVADLCFAYSKSSRQVLNDISFSVAEGDLLAVLGPNGVGKSTMFRCILGFLRNYQGTIRLNGVDIKTLDHKQIAKHIAYIPQSTHPVFNYTVLDVVLMGLTNQVNLLAAPNQKHIDEAYLAMESLGIGHLRNAGYGEISGGERQLALIARALVQKAKILIMDEPTANLDYGNQFRVMCRISDLAKEGYLIILSTHNPDHAFLYANRTLMIHGGRVIADGAPEKVLDAQLIKNVYGVDVHIENYAYGSRRHKLCIPIDGGVGKHE; encoded by the coding sequence ATGAATCTTGAGGTTGCAGACCTCTGCTTTGCCTACAGCAAAAGTTCGCGACAGGTGTTAAACGATATCTCCTTCTCGGTTGCAGAAGGAGATCTTCTTGCCGTGCTTGGCCCGAACGGTGTCGGCAAAAGTACGATGTTTCGGTGCATTCTCGGATTTCTCAGAAATTATCAGGGCACCATTCGGCTGAATGGTGTTGATATCAAAACTCTCGATCACAAACAGATCGCAAAACATATCGCCTACATTCCGCAGTCAACACATCCGGTGTTCAACTACACGGTCCTCGACGTCGTTCTGATGGGCCTGACCAATCAGGTGAATCTGCTTGCAGCACCCAATCAGAAACACATCGATGAAGCATATCTGGCGATGGAAAGTCTCGGCATCGGCCACCTTCGGAATGCGGGTTATGGTGAGATCAGCGGAGGTGAACGCCAGCTCGCCTTAATCGCACGGGCACTTGTGCAGAAAGCGAAAATTCTCATCATGGATGAGCCGACCGCGAACCTTGATTACGGCAACCAGTTCCGGGTGATGTGTCGGATATCGGATCTTGCAAAAGAGGGATATCTCATCATCCTTTCCACACACAATCCGGATCATGCATTTTTGTACGCAAACCGGACGCTGATGATCCATGGCGGACGAGTGATCGCTGATGGGGCGCCGGAGAAAGTGCTGGACGCGCAGCTGATCAAAAACGTCTATGGCGTGGACGTTCACATAGAAAATTACGCATATGGCTCCCGCCGCCACAAACTCTGCATCCCGATTGATGGCGGTGTTGGAAAGCATGAGTGA
- a CDS encoding iron ABC transporter permease, whose translation MADAVPSSQETERRLPNYRLRFVLLILAAVACIIISFSVGRYSLDIADVVLIFLSAFYSAGEAAVENVNALLSIIPLLSPLSGILWLSSAMLSEILDLISQILPGSGTIDFATYSVIFNIRLPRILAALLVGAALSTAGAAYQGMFQNPLVSPDILGASAGAGFGAAVAIYFYLGTGAITSLAFVGGLIAVGAAYLISRLTKGSATLSMVLAGILIGSLFSAATSYIKLVADTNDQLPAITYWLMGSLAGVTMDDVYFAGTVILLGLIPLYLLRWRMNVLTLGEDEARSMGINTNMLRLVVIICATLVTAVSVSISGIIGWVGLVIPHFSRMVFGYDYRRIIPASIVMGAAFLLLVDDFSRTIASTEVPLGILTAFVGAPIFAYLLMMGGKRS comes from the coding sequence ATGGCTGATGCAGTTCCCTCATCTCAGGAAACCGAAAGGAGACTGCCGAACTACCGGCTCAGGTTCGTTCTTCTGATACTTGCCGCAGTTGCCTGCATCATCATCTCGTTTTCTGTCGGCAGATACTCACTTGACATCGCCGACGTCGTACTGATTTTTCTTTCTGCATTCTACTCTGCCGGAGAAGCCGCAGTTGAGAATGTGAATGCACTTCTCTCGATTATTCCCCTGCTCTCTCCGCTTTCAGGAATTCTCTGGCTGTCATCTGCAATGCTCTCAGAAATTTTGGATCTCATCTCACAGATTCTGCCGGGCTCGGGCACTATTGACTTTGCAACTTACAGTGTTATCTTCAACATCCGGCTCCCGAGAATTCTTGCGGCACTTCTTGTCGGCGCAGCTCTTTCAACCGCAGGTGCTGCATATCAGGGAATGTTTCAGAACCCGCTCGTCTCACCTGACATTCTTGGAGCTTCGGCGGGTGCGGGCTTTGGCGCAGCGGTTGCCATTTACTTTTACCTTGGAACGGGAGCAATCACCAGCCTCGCCTTTGTCGGCGGCCTCATTGCGGTCGGTGCCGCATATCTCATAAGCCGCCTTACGAAAGGATCTGCAACCCTGAGCATGGTGCTTGCCGGAATTCTCATCGGCAGCCTCTTTTCTGCTGCCACCTCCTACATCAAACTCGTCGCCGACACCAATGATCAGCTGCCGGCAATCACCTACTGGCTTATGGGGAGTCTTGCCGGCGTCACCATGGATGACGTCTACTTCGCAGGAACCGTTATTCTTCTCGGACTTATCCCGTTGTATCTGCTTCGCTGGAGAATGAATGTGCTGACGCTCGGCGAGGATGAAGCACGAAGCATGGGTATCAACACCAACATGCTCAGACTTGTTGTGATCATCTGTGCAACACTCGTGACTGCCGTATCGGTTTCCATCTCCGGCATCATCGGCTGGGTGGGCCTCGTCATTCCGCACTTTTCCCGCATGGTCTTCGGCTACGACTACCGAAGAATTATTCCTGCGTCCATTGTTATGGGAGCAGCATTTCTTTTACTCGTGGACGACTTCTCGCGAACGATCGCCAGCACCGAAGTCCCTCTCGGAATTCTCACGGCATTTGTCGGCGCACCAATATTCGCGTACTTGCTGATGATGGGAGGAAAACGATCATGA
- a CDS encoding ABC transporter substrate-binding protein: MKRLLLSLLLLVLLCGSAAAAGWSPVTITDDSGYTSEISAVPETIVSLGPSNTEILFALDLDDKVAGVTEYCNYPEAAKTKSIVSGVSSINVEKIVALNPDLILANAINGEDNIAHLRKLGYTVLVLNPDSVEGTFSSMRRIGNATNTSAAAESLIDSMQQRLDAAAEKITAGEKLTVTHLMSSDPYWVSGVHTFQNELIMRAGGENAFPEVDGWGIVNLEHLLITDPDIILVDSGAGMGEKGENILKKSIMTDPRLSSLSAVKNNRVYVMDSDIFDRGGPRIVDALDDLIAVMYPATSEEPAATPQASGFGAGVLLTAAVFGLVVLRREKLCP, from the coding sequence CGGATGGTCTCCCGTCACCATAACGGACGACTCCGGTTACACCTCAGAGATCTCAGCCGTTCCGGAAACAATTGTCTCTCTTGGCCCGTCCAACACGGAAATTTTGTTTGCCCTTGACCTTGACGACAAGGTTGCAGGCGTGACCGAGTACTGTAACTATCCCGAGGCGGCAAAAACAAAATCCATTGTGAGCGGAGTGTCATCAATCAACGTCGAAAAAATTGTTGCCCTCAATCCTGATCTCATTCTTGCAAATGCGATCAACGGCGAGGACAACATCGCTCATCTCCGTAAGCTCGGCTACACAGTTCTCGTTCTCAACCCTGACAGTGTTGAAGGAACCTTCAGCTCAATGCGCCGCATCGGGAATGCGACCAACACCTCTGCCGCAGCCGAAAGTCTGATTGATTCCATGCAGCAGCGGCTTGACGCTGCTGCTGAGAAAATAACTGCTGGAGAAAAGCTGACCGTCACGCACCTCATGAGCAGTGATCCGTACTGGGTCTCAGGCGTTCACACGTTTCAGAATGAACTCATCATGCGTGCCGGCGGGGAAAATGCCTTTCCCGAGGTTGACGGCTGGGGAATTGTGAATCTTGAACATCTTTTGATCACCGACCCGGACATTATTCTCGTTGACTCGGGTGCAGGCATGGGAGAGAAAGGAGAAAATATTTTGAAAAAATCCATCATGACCGATCCCCGCCTCTCCTCACTCTCCGCAGTGAAAAATAATCGCGTGTATGTGATGGACTCAGACATCTTTGACCGCGGCGGCCCGAGAATTGTTGACGCACTGGACGATCTCATCGCAGTCATGTATCCTGCGACGTCTGAAGAACCGGCCGCAACCCCGCAGGCATCAGGTTTCGGTGCGGGTGTCCTGCTGACCGCGGCGGTTTTTGGTCTGGTAGTTTTGAGAAGAGAGAAACTTTGCCCATAA